In the genome of Tachysurus vachellii isolate PV-2020 chromosome 9, HZAU_Pvac_v1, whole genome shotgun sequence, one region contains:
- the bcl2l13 gene encoding bcl-2-like protein 13 isoform X1: MAAPGSTSNVPEGFHYETKYVLLCYLGLPPRSHFRPEEGASGQASQETAVEKTSRMKEQIEEQLKQLEDEITASFPSTGFDRQTSPVFSPANPENTIEDSLAVLGDRVKQVLDTHLVSATRTLLSGQLDYENFQSAVNEISSHSEGGWSKVLIPLVLLQALHCEGHQLTSLLSLGERYIVEAEADFIIQQGGWSAVFSLEDVEEPVALIAEDSNDIYILSGEQGREQLSPPESLLISVADSSGLSSWHTESLPVSLSGHDSWAQVGTMEPEDAKSVDSGEGVASAEERSENNSSNSDIVHVEREEAELLEEGEAVEEEELQESVLSVLGTDSELEALREELRTEVSFPQQPVSEAPVSLMSLEEQIVILEAPPSLVCAVPLVDVDPKSLTPSCTAVFTDAPGEVEPEHLALSSSTIIVDAPVGVEQECSVHPSLPIAASPQVLDPEPEPQSAQPEPVLAPVEPVIQRTVQEHKAKFEPQSEAVQAAPLHEILPKKPQAVIAQAITAQKSPLKPPAPAQKMPSLEAKIVQETSAPFQVPLLLPPAAALEQEILPQHLQSVHTAQKPPAAPVHPEPVAEPVAEPVAEPVAEPVAEPVAEPVAEPVAEPVLEPVSSELPVLLYGGAALVAIAALVVYGALAYRKKY, translated from the exons ATGGCTGCCCCTGGTTCCACCAGCAATGTGCCTGAAGGATTCCACTATGAGACCAAATACGTCCTCCTATGCTACCTCGGCCTTCCCCCTCGATCACACTTCAGGCCTGAGGAAG GAGCATCTGGACAGGCTTCACAAGAAACAGCAGTGGAGAAGACCAGCAGGATGAAGGAGCAGATTGAGGAACAACTAAAGCAGCTAGAAGACGAAATCACTGCCT CTTTTCCAAGTACAGGCTTTGATCGGCAGACATCACCAGTGTTCAGTCCAGCTAATCCTGAGAACACTATAGAGGACAGCCTGGCCGTGCTGGGGGACCGTGTCAAACAAGTGCTGGACACACATCTGGTCTCGGCCACACGGACTCTTCTCAGTGG gcaGCTGGACTATGAAAATTTCCAAAGTGCAGTGAACGAGATTTCCTCCCATTCTGAAGGAGGCTGGAGCAAG gTTTTGATACCATTAGTGTTATTGCAAGCCCTGCATTGTGAAGGTCATCAGCTGACTTCTCTACTTTCTCTGGGTGAACGGTACATAGTTGAAGCAGAGGCAGACTTCATCATCCAGCAAGGTGGATGG AGTGCAGTGTTTAGCCTGGAGGATGTGGAGGAACCAGTTGCGCTCATAGCTGAAGACAGTAACGATATCTACATCCTGTCAGGGGAGCAGGGTCGCGAGCAACTGAGCCCCCCTGAGTCACTGCTCATCAGCGTGGCAGACAGCAGCGGCCTGAGCTCCTGGCACACGGAGAGTTTGCCTGTATCGCTGAGTGGCCACGACTCCTGGGCTCAGGTTGGCACCATGGAGCCAGAGGATGCCAAGAGTGTGGACAGTGGTGAGGGCGTGGCCTCGGCTGAGGAGCGCAGTGAGAACAACTCGTCCAATTCGGACATTGTGCACGTGGAGCGTGAGGAGGCTGAGCTTCTTGAGGAGGGAGAAGCTGTAGAAGAGGAAGAGCTGCAGGAAAGCGTGCTCAGTGTCCTGGGCACTGACAGTGAGCTGGAGGCCCTCAGAGAGGAGCTTAGAACAGAAGTTTCATTTCCACAACAGCCAGTTTCAGAAGCACCGGTGTCACTGATGTCCCTAGAGGAGCAAATTGTCATCCTGGAGGCACCTCCTAGCCTGGTCTGTGCTGTTCCACTAGTTGATGTAGATCCCAAGTCCCTCACTCCTTCTTGCACTGCTGTCTTTACTGATGCTCCAGGTGAAGTAGAGCCAGAACACCTTGCTCTTTCATCCTCTACCATCATTGTTGATGCTCCAGTTGGTGTGGAGCAGGAATGTTCTGTTCATCCTTCCCTTCCTATTGCTGCTTCACCCCAAGTGCTCGATCCTGAACCTGAGCCTCAGTCAGCTCAGCCAGAACCTGTTCTAGCTCCTGTGGAGCCAGTGATACAAAGAACAGTTCAAGAACACAAAGCTAAATTTGAGCCACAGTCTGAGGCTGTCCAAGCAGCTCCATTGCATGAGATACTTCCAAAAAAGCCACAAGCAGTGATTGCACAGGCCATTACAGCCCAGAAATCACCCCTTAAACCCCCAGCTCCAGCACAGAAGATGCCATCACTGGAGGCAAAGATTGTACAGGAGACCTCTGCTCCATTCCAGGTTCCTCTTCTTTTACCTCCTGCTGCAGCTCTAGAACAGGAAATACTACCACAGCATCTACAGTCTGTACACACAGCTCAGAAGCCACCTGCAGCTCCAGTACACCCAGAGCCCGTAGCAGAGCCCGTAGCAGAGCCCGTAGCAGAGCCTGTAGCAGAGCCTGTAGCAGAGCCTGTAGCAGAGCCTGTAGCAGAGCCCGTAGCAGAGCCTGTACTGGAGCCTGTGTCATCTGAGCTTCCAGTTCTTCTGTATGGTGGTGCTGCATTGGTAGCCATTGCTGCTTTGGTGGTCTATGGAGCACTGGCTTACCGGAAGAAGTATTAG
- the bcl2l13 gene encoding bcl-2-like protein 13 isoform X2, producing the protein MAAPGSTSNVPEGFHYETKYVLLCYLGLPPRSHFRPEEGASGQASQETAVEKTSRMKEQIEEQLKQLEDEITASFPSTGFDRQTSPVFSPANPENTIEDSLAVLGDRVKQVLDTHLVSATRTLLSGQLDYENFQSAVNEISSHSEGGWSKVLIPLVLLQALHCEGHQLTSLLSLGERYIVEAEADFIIQQGGWSAVFSLEDVEEPVALIAEDSNDIYILSGEQGREQLSPPESLLISVADSSGLSSWHTESLPVSLSGHDSWAQVGTMEPEDAKSVDSGEGVASAEERSENNSSNSDIVHVEREEAELLEEGEAVEEEELQESVLSVLGTDSELEALREELRTEVSFPQQPVSEAPVSLMSLEEQIVILEAPPSLVCAVPLVDVDPKSLTPSCTAVFTDAPGEVEPEHLALSSSTIIVDAPVGVEQECSVHPSLPIAASPQVLDPEPEPQSAQPEPVLAPVEPVIQRTVQEHKAKFEPQSEAVQAAPLHEILPKKPQAVIAQAITAQKSPLKPPAPAQKMPSLEAKIVQETSAPFQVPLLLPPAAALEQEILPQHLQSVHTAQKPPAAPVHPEPVAEPVAEPVAEPVAEPVAEPVLEPVSSELPVLLYGGAALVAIAALVVYGALAYRKKY; encoded by the exons ATGGCTGCCCCTGGTTCCACCAGCAATGTGCCTGAAGGATTCCACTATGAGACCAAATACGTCCTCCTATGCTACCTCGGCCTTCCCCCTCGATCACACTTCAGGCCTGAGGAAG GAGCATCTGGACAGGCTTCACAAGAAACAGCAGTGGAGAAGACCAGCAGGATGAAGGAGCAGATTGAGGAACAACTAAAGCAGCTAGAAGACGAAATCACTGCCT CTTTTCCAAGTACAGGCTTTGATCGGCAGACATCACCAGTGTTCAGTCCAGCTAATCCTGAGAACACTATAGAGGACAGCCTGGCCGTGCTGGGGGACCGTGTCAAACAAGTGCTGGACACACATCTGGTCTCGGCCACACGGACTCTTCTCAGTGG gcaGCTGGACTATGAAAATTTCCAAAGTGCAGTGAACGAGATTTCCTCCCATTCTGAAGGAGGCTGGAGCAAG gTTTTGATACCATTAGTGTTATTGCAAGCCCTGCATTGTGAAGGTCATCAGCTGACTTCTCTACTTTCTCTGGGTGAACGGTACATAGTTGAAGCAGAGGCAGACTTCATCATCCAGCAAGGTGGATGG AGTGCAGTGTTTAGCCTGGAGGATGTGGAGGAACCAGTTGCGCTCATAGCTGAAGACAGTAACGATATCTACATCCTGTCAGGGGAGCAGGGTCGCGAGCAACTGAGCCCCCCTGAGTCACTGCTCATCAGCGTGGCAGACAGCAGCGGCCTGAGCTCCTGGCACACGGAGAGTTTGCCTGTATCGCTGAGTGGCCACGACTCCTGGGCTCAGGTTGGCACCATGGAGCCAGAGGATGCCAAGAGTGTGGACAGTGGTGAGGGCGTGGCCTCGGCTGAGGAGCGCAGTGAGAACAACTCGTCCAATTCGGACATTGTGCACGTGGAGCGTGAGGAGGCTGAGCTTCTTGAGGAGGGAGAAGCTGTAGAAGAGGAAGAGCTGCAGGAAAGCGTGCTCAGTGTCCTGGGCACTGACAGTGAGCTGGAGGCCCTCAGAGAGGAGCTTAGAACAGAAGTTTCATTTCCACAACAGCCAGTTTCAGAAGCACCGGTGTCACTGATGTCCCTAGAGGAGCAAATTGTCATCCTGGAGGCACCTCCTAGCCTGGTCTGTGCTGTTCCACTAGTTGATGTAGATCCCAAGTCCCTCACTCCTTCTTGCACTGCTGTCTTTACTGATGCTCCAGGTGAAGTAGAGCCAGAACACCTTGCTCTTTCATCCTCTACCATCATTGTTGATGCTCCAGTTGGTGTGGAGCAGGAATGTTCTGTTCATCCTTCCCTTCCTATTGCTGCTTCACCCCAAGTGCTCGATCCTGAACCTGAGCCTCAGTCAGCTCAGCCAGAACCTGTTCTAGCTCCTGTGGAGCCAGTGATACAAAGAACAGTTCAAGAACACAAAGCTAAATTTGAGCCACAGTCTGAGGCTGTCCAAGCAGCTCCATTGCATGAGATACTTCCAAAAAAGCCACAAGCAGTGATTGCACAGGCCATTACAGCCCAGAAATCACCCCTTAAACCCCCAGCTCCAGCACAGAAGATGCCATCACTGGAGGCAAAGATTGTACAGGAGACCTCTGCTCCATTCCAGGTTCCTCTTCTTTTACCTCCTGCTGCAGCTCTAGAACAGGAAATACTACCACAGCATCTACAGTCTGTACACACAGCTCAGAAGCCACCTGCAGCTCCAGTACACCCAGAGCCCGTAGCAGAGCCCGTAGCAGAGCCCGTAGCAGAGC CTGTAGCAGAGCCCGTAGCAGAGCCTGTACTGGAGCCTGTGTCATCTGAGCTTCCAGTTCTTCTGTATGGTGGTGCTGCATTGGTAGCCATTGCTGCTTTGGTGGTCTATGGAGCACTGGCTTACCGGAAGAAGTATTAG